One Dioscorea cayenensis subsp. rotundata cultivar TDr96_F1 chromosome 19, TDr96_F1_v2_PseudoChromosome.rev07_lg8_w22 25.fasta, whole genome shotgun sequence genomic window, GAAGTTAAATGCTTATATCATTTCTGGTAAGCagaatatcatctacatacaatACCAAGAATGACATCTTGCTCCAACTGACCTTCTTATAGACACAtggttcatcttcattctttatgaaataaaatgttttaacaACTTCATCAAAATGAAGATTCCAACTATGAGAGGCCTGCTTAAGTTTGTAAATAGACCTATGAAGCTTACACACCTTGTGAGAGTCAGCCTCGGACACAAAACCCTTAGGTTGTTCCATATAGATTTTCTCCTCTAGGTATCCATTCAGGAATGTAGTCTTGACATCCATCTACCAAATCTCATAATCTAGGTGTGTGGCTATcggaagaaaaataataatggatTTGATCATAGCTACTAGAGAAAAGGTTTCCTTATAGTCAATACCCTCGTTTTGACTATACCTTTTTGCCACTAGTCTGGTCTTATAGGTATCCACCTTGCCATCGGGACTAATCTTTCTCTTATAGATCCACTTGCAACCAATAGGAACTATCCTTTTGGGTCAATCTATTAGAGTTCAAACTTGGTTCAAATACATCGAATCCATCTCTGCTTGTGTAGAAAGTTGCCACATAGCAGAGTCCGCATCCATTATTGCTTGATCATAAGTAAAGGGATTGTTTCCATAGTTCCCTTTTTCTATAGTATACAAATTATGCTTTCCTTGTAGTAGATAACCATATCTCTCTTACGGTAGAGATACTCTACTAGATTATTGCAATAGTGTTGTGTTATAATAGGTTTGCTTCGTTGTTCTTGAACAATAGGTTCCTTAGGTGTCTCATTTTGTTCATTCAGAACAATCAATCTACCAGCTCCACCTTTTCGAATGAACTCATTTTTCAAGAAGTGGGCTTCTAAAGCTATAATAATCCATTGATCATCATTCAAGTAGAAGAGGTATCAAATTGAATTTTATAGATAACCAATAAAATGTCCTTTTAAGGTTCTAACCTCTAACTTTTCAATCTTAGTCTTCTTGACATAGGCTGGACATCCCCAAATTTTAATGTGTATAAAACTTAGTTTCCTTCCCTTCCACTTCTCATGTGAGGTCTGAGGGACGGACTTGGAGGGACACCTGTTCAAGATGTGTGTAGTAGTGAGAAACGCATGACCCCACAAAGAAATAGGTAAGTCCATGTAGCTAAGCATACAATGAACCAAGTCCAACAAGGTTTGATTCCTATGCTGAGCTACCCCATTTAATTGAGGAGTCGCTGGTGGTGTCAATTGTGAAACTATCCTATGTTCCTTTAAGAAAAAGTCAAACTTGGTATTCATATACTAACCACAATGATCCGATCATAGTGTTTATACGATAACTAGTTTGATTTTCCACTAAAGCCTTATACTTTCTGAACATGTCAAGTTCCTTTGACTTTTTCCTCATTAAGTATACATAACTATACCTGGAATGGTCATCTGTAAAAGTTATGAAATAGTGGAAACCACCGTGAGCCATCTCGTTTATCGGCCAACAAACATCGGTGTACACTAAATCCAAAACTTGTGATGCCTCTCAAGATGTCCAATAAAAGGGGATTTGGCCATCTTGGCAAAGAGATAAGACTCACATGTCAGATAGGGATCTAATCCCGATGGACCTATGAGGCCATCCTTCTCCAACTCATGAATCCTTTATTCTCTAGCATGACCTAATCTCAAATGACGTACAAGTTTTTGATTTAGCTCATGCCTACCATATCTTTTAGTGATAGCATTCACAACACATTTATTTAGAACATTTAGTAAAGAGGCATTGCCaactaatttatttccaaaatagaTATCACAATTAGTTTCATGAAATTTAAAGACATTATTTTTTGACTAAAACAGGAATATAAATAATGTTCTTTAACCCATTTGGTAATACTAAACAATCCTCTAAAAATAAGATATGTCCAgaatataaaagaatataacTAGATCCTATGAAACTTGCTATGACACTATGTCCGCTTCCCATGTTGATCATCACCTTTCCTTCACCCAGCTTCCTTCTTTTTTCCAGATCCTGATTCATAATACAAATATGAGCACTAGCTcctgaatcaagaatccaagaagtagaaaatataaaattgaacaatttgtttaaaaaacaaatcatttcATACCTATAACACTGCTTGCTTTGAGCCGTGGCCAGTCCCGCTTCTAATGACCGACCTTGCCATAATGGAAACACTTTCCCCTTGCTTGGAGGTGTCACCTCACAAACCGTAGGAGCCTTACCTTTCTTCTTACTTACTCCTCCCAATTTGGAGCCAAAACATTTTGCTCAttgatcatctttttcttcttaggCTTTGAGGGCCTAGAGGTAGAGATAGCCAAAGCAACAACATCCTTCCCTTTAGTCTTCATTTGAGACTGAGCACTCACTAACTTGTTAAGAAGACCCGTCAGTGTGTACTCAATATCATTCATGTTAAAATTAACAATGAATTGAGAGAAGGAATCAGGAAGAGACTGCAAGATGAGATCGACACGACTGTTGTAGTCCATGGAAGACTCAAGAGCTTCCAACCTCTCAATCATAGAGATCATGTTGGGGGCGTGCTCTTTAACTTCACCACTCTCACTCATCTTTGCCCTAAAAAGCTCTATTGATATTTCATATTGAGTAGTTTGACtatgctctccatagagctccTGTAagtgatttcattattgattgtattttgctccatggagagctaaacccctagagggttcTTGGGCttctaaaccctaggatgttattgtttcattgacattttattatgctttctttaattgatgtctttaattgagttccaattttgaatgcttgttgagttgattttcccttagagttacactagggttgagaatccatcttggtaacctttgtggatgagtgacacaccatgagggttagacaatgctagattggagagggttgagagggtgaatagAAAGGTAGCAGAAcgccccctttccctttcggtgtgattaattctacctccacattccaagagttctttgcggtcacaatagagtgaagtgctaagagatgaactccgctggggcttagttgcgtgagcaacagagtgaagcgttgaagtaatccttagtatctggggcttaatctgtctttcgcctggaccaaagggttagatctacataagggaatagagtttatcacttgcaGTCCCTAGAGTTTTATataaccttgcacagtgtgaggtatcgagactgagcgatttctctgtccgggcatagtgtaggttagtcacagttgaccttaggtttgggaccgtgtgttttaggatttccatgactcattaagcattagttgagaaacataatggttggtcttgcacttacaATAGTCCTAGtctgagcaatgtccgggtgccccaatttctgtcaattgcctctcctatattttatttgcgcctccttctttccttatttatattttcattgattttgtttacatCACTATCAATTTATCcttattctagttaaatagcaatgtttgtatttctaatcactattccttgtggatatgactacccactcaccagggtattattactttgacaaactcatgcacttgtggttcacacgcaaaagggcgttgtcaaacCTCGACCTTAATTCCTAGTAATCTTAAATCTTAGCTAGCAATTCACTCCTTGACAACTTGATTCTTAACTAGAAAATGAGGGTTGAGTTAGTACTAGAATCTTCAGTTCCTGTGGCTATGACAACCCTACTCAAATAAGCACTATTATTTGATGATTCGTATACTTGCAGAATAGTGCACAGAACACAATGCGCATCAAAGTGGCTCTCTTATGAACACTTTCATTGGAAGTAATTATGGAAGTTGGAAGTCAAACTTTCATAACACCCCACTTCATTTGGTttactttgatttaaaaagtCCTAAAGTGGGACTTTAGTGATCTTTAACAATAGCTTGAAAGTGGGACTTCCCTATTCATAATGATGTAAGCACCCATTTTTCCCTTTCATTCTCATCTTAGCCTCAAATGGAGCCACTCTTTCCTTTGTCTACATTATCCTCCTTTCATCCTCAATCTACACCATGTCACACCCTGACTTATAGTCAGGCACGGGACAATCACTGCATTAATTTAATTGAAGTGAACAACACCTCCCTTGAATTAGCACAAAGCTAACAAAAGACTGAGAATTCCTGTAAGCGAATACAACTAGGacattgatgagtgcatttcatatcatattttgcatacctccaatgcactctttttctcatcttttagcACTTTTTCTTTATGAGTGGTATTATTCTAAATATGCTTATCTTTAATGCAGGCTTTTAGGGCTCATAACACATatggagtgaaatcagggacAAAGTTGCCAAAGAAGacaatttctctaagtgtccaaTGCAAGCACGGTCTGAGCACTGGCGTGCCATCTCCCCATGGTTCTCTGGAAGGTGACTCCCCTTCTCTTCAGCAGAAGCATGGGCGAAGCACGGGGGTGCTATCTCCCCGTGATTATCTCTGGATAGGAGTGGCTTATGCTTTCAGGGGAAGTATGGTTTACGTGCTCTTTTCATGGGCGTGCTCAAACTAAGCACCGGTGTAGCACGACCATGCTCTCCTCATGATTATCTCTGGATGACACTTAGCCCTTTCTACTTAGAAGCTCTGAGAAGAGCATAGTCTGAGCACGACTGTGCTCAGACT contains:
- the LOC120284092 gene encoding uncharacterized protein LOC120284092, coding for MSESGEVKEHAPNMISMIERLEALESSMDYNSRVDLILQSLPDSFSQFIVNFNMNDIEYTLTGLLNKLVSAQSQMKTKGKDVVALAISTSRPSKPKKKKMINEQNVLAPNWEE